The Acidobacteriota bacterium DNA segment TCACCGCCCCGCCCACGACCACGAGCGGGTGACGCGCGTCGCGCTCGGCGGCGCGAGGCGGCAGCCCTGCGAGCCGCAACATGGTGAGGACGTTGGTGTAGTCCCACTCGAACGACACCGAGAAGGCGAAGACGTCGAAATCGGCTACCGGCGTCTGCGACTCGAGCGTGAGCAGGCGGGCGCCGCTCGACAGTTGCGCGGCCAGCTCCTGCTTCGGCGGCAGGAACACCCGCTCGCACACGGTGTCGTCGCGGTCGTTGAACAGCCGGTACACCGTCTGGAGGCCGAGGTTCGACATCCCGACGAAGTAGGTGTTCGGAAACGCCAGCGCCACCCGGAGGCGCCCGGCGTGGGACTTGGTCACGTAGCCCACTTCGCGGGACAACGTCGCACGGGCACGCTCGCGCAGGTCTTTCGACTTCATCGCCTCTCGAGAAAGGTGGACGACGTGCCGGCAGCTCCCGGGCGGCCGTGGCCGCCCGAGGTCACGAGCGAGGTGGTGCTGCGTCTCAGGCGCAGGCGGACGACCCGCGTGCCATGGATGTTCTCAGTCTACCACGCAGGCCCCGGCGCGCCGGACGAGGCCTTTCGCGCGCGCCAGACGGCCTATCCCTCGCTCTGCCGACGCAGGAAGGCCGGCACGTCGAGGGGCGAGGTGTCGTCGAGGCCGGCCGCGCCGTCGGTGCCGGTCGCGGCCGAGGCATGCCCGCTGGCGACCGGAAGCTCGACCGGCGGCCGCCTGGCGATGGCAACCCTCGACGTGGCGATGCGCTCCATCTCCGAGTCGTGACGCGCCGCCGAGTACTGGTGCAGGTCGACGGGCGTCGGCACCGCGGTCGCCGTGGGCCGGTCGAAGCCCGTGGCGATGACCGTGATCTTGATCCGGCCCTGCATCCGCGGATCGACCACCGCGCCGAAGATGATGTTGGCGTCTTCGTGCGCGGCCTCCTGGATGATGGTCGACGCCTCGTTCACCTCGATCAGCGAGAAGTCGGGCCCGCCCGTGACGTTGATGATGACGCCGCGCGCCCCCTTCACCGAGGCGTCCTCGAGCAGGGGGCTCGAGATGGCCCGGGTCGCCGCCTCGACCGCCCGGCTCTCGCCCTCGGCCACGCCGGTGCCCATGATGGCGAAGCCCATGCCCGCCATGATCGCCTTAACGTCGGCGAAATCGAGGTTGATGAGCCCAGGCACCAGGATCAGGTCCGAGATGCCCTGAATGGCCTGGCGCAGGACGTCGTCGGCGGCCGCGAACGCCTCGGGCAGCGGCGTCGTGCGATCGATCGTCTGCAGCAGCCGCTCGTTCGGAATCGTGATCACGGTGTCGACGCTGGCGCGCAGTTCGTCGAGGCCGCGCTCGGCCTGCCCGAACCGGCGCTTGCCCTCGAACTTGAAGGGCTTGGTGACGACGGCGATGGTCAACGCCCCGAGCTCGGTGGCCAGACTGGCGATCACGGGCGCGGCCCCGGTGCCGGTGCCCCCGCCCATCCCGGTCGTCACGAACACCATGTCGGCCCCGTCGAGCGCCTCGATGAGCTGGTCGGTGTCCTCGAGCGCCGCCTGCCGTCCGATGTTCGGGTCGGCCCCCGCGCCGAGCCCCTTGGTGAGCTTGGCGCCGATCTGGATCTTCACCGGAGCGGCGTTCTGCTCGAGCGCCTGCCGGTCGGTGTTGGCCACGATGAACTCGACGCCCTCGAGTCCCGCGCGGACCATGCGGTTGACGGCGTTGCTGCCGCCGCCGCCGACCCCGATCACCTTGATGCGGGCGCCGGCGTTGGCGGGCTCCGCCAGCGTGAGCCGCAGGCGCTCGGCGGTCTGGAGACTCGGGGACGGACGCCCCCCCTCCTCCCTGACTTCGTTCATCGTCTGGTCTCCCTGGCTGATGGAGTCGTGGTGTGCGCGCGTGTCATTCATGGAGCGTCCTGAAGAGGCTGCGGACCCATCCCGCGAACCGCTCGAAAACGCTGCTCGCGCCGCGTCCCCGATCGCGGAGGGCCCTGTGACGGTGGGCGTACATGACGAGGCCGACGGCCGTGGCGAAGGCCGGGCTGTTGACGTGATCGGTGAGTCCGCCGACACCGACCGGATGGCCCCGGCGGATGGGCAGGTCGAAGATCTGCTCGGCGATCTCGGGCAGGCCCTCGAGCATCGATGCGCCGCCGGTGAGCACGATGCCCGAGTGCAGCGACTTCTCGAAGCCCGCCCGCCGGATCTCGTCCCAGAGCAGGTGGAAGATCTCTTCGGCGCGTGGCTGCAGGATCTCCGAGATGATGCGGCGCGCCATGATGCGCGGGTTCCGCCCGCCCACGCTGGCCACCTCCATCGTCTCGTCCTCGCCGACCATCGCCGACAGGGCGCAGCCGCAGCGGCGCTTGACGCGCTCGGCGTCGGGCACGGGCGTCCTCAGGCCGACGGCGATGTCGTTGGTGAAATGGTCGCCGCCCACGGCGACGACCCCCGTGTGCCAGAGGCTGCCGCGCTCGAAGATGGCGAAGTCGGTCGTCCCGCCACCGATGTCCACGAGCGCGACCCCGAGCTCGCGCTCGTCGGGTGTCAGCACCGATTCCGCGGCGGCGAGCTGCTCGAGCACGGTCCCTTCCACCTCGACGCCGGCGCGGTTCACGCAGGCGACGACGTTCTGGGTCGACGAGGCGCTGCCCGTGATCACGTGGACGTTGACCTCGAGGCGCGAGCCGGTCATGCCGGTCGGCGACCCGATGCCGTCCTGGTCGTCGACGACGAAGTCCTGCGGCAGCACGTGGAGGATCTCGCGGCCGCTCGGCAGCGACACCGCCTTGGCGGCGTCGATGGCGCGGCGGACGTCCTCGCGCGAGATCTCCCGGTTCTTGCCGGCGACGGCGACAACGCCCCGGCTGTTGAATCCCTTGACGTTGGCGCCCGACAGCCCGAGGTGCACCGTGTCGATCTCGATTCCGGCGGTGAGCTCCGCTTCCTCGATCGCCCGCTTGATCGAATCGACCGCGGCCTCGAGGTTGACGACCAGGCCGCGCTTGATGCCGCGGGAATCGGCCACGCCCACGCCGATGATGTCGAGGCCGTCGTCCTCCATCACCTCGCCGACGATGGCGGTCACCTTCGAGGTGCCGACGTCGAGCCCGACCAGGTACCGGTCCTTACGTGCCACACGTCCTCCGACAGACTCTTCGGGCCGCGG contains these protein-coding regions:
- the ftsZ gene encoding cell division protein FtsZ, coding for MNEVREEGGRPSPSLQTAERLRLTLAEPANAGARIKVIGVGGGGSNAVNRMVRAGLEGVEFIVANTDRQALEQNAAPVKIQIGAKLTKGLGAGADPNIGRQAALEDTDQLIEALDGADMVFVTTGMGGGTGTGAAPVIASLATELGALTIAVVTKPFKFEGKRRFGQAERGLDELRASVDTVITIPNERLLQTIDRTTPLPEAFAAADDVLRQAIQGISDLILVPGLINLDFADVKAIMAGMGFAIMGTGVAEGESRAVEAATRAISSPLLEDASVKGARGVIINVTGGPDFSLIEVNEASTIIQEAAHEDANIIFGAVVDPRMQGRIKITVIATGFDRPTATAVPTPVDLHQYSAARHDSEMERIATSRVAIARRPPVELPVASGHASAATGTDGAAGLDDTSPLDVPAFLRRQSEG
- the ftsA gene encoding cell division protein FtsA, producing the protein MARKDRYLVGLDVGTSKVTAIVGEVMEDDGLDIIGVGVADSRGIKRGLVVNLEAAVDSIKRAIEEAELTAGIEIDTVHLGLSGANVKGFNSRGVVAVAGKNREISREDVRRAIDAAKAVSLPSGREILHVLPQDFVVDDQDGIGSPTGMTGSRLEVNVHVITGSASSTQNVVACVNRAGVEVEGTVLEQLAAAESVLTPDERELGVALVDIGGGTTDFAIFERGSLWHTGVVAVGGDHFTNDIAVGLRTPVPDAERVKRRCGCALSAMVGEDETMEVASVGGRNPRIMARRIISEILQPRAEEIFHLLWDEIRRAGFEKSLHSGIVLTGGASMLEGLPEIAEQIFDLPIRRGHPVGVGGLTDHVNSPAFATAVGLVMYAHRHRALRDRGRGASSVFERFAGWVRSLFRTLHE